In Amycolatopsis sp. EV170708-02-1, the following are encoded in one genomic region:
- a CDS encoding SMI1/KNR4 family protein produces the protein MTDDEHNSVPPAPCPGTPDDWRAYLAEYRDWILSFADDSNLAQLRNDGRAGYEPADVQLIEETEERLGVPLPPSLRAFLLTSNGWGRVAGWIESLHSCAGIEWFTDVHDGWVDEDDESDDVFKYGLIVAEGEDLFLLDTSDVLDNGEYRAYLLAVKYGTLSEPCDSFSELLTLGRKELKETFG, from the coding sequence ATGACGGACGATGAGCACAACAGCGTGCCACCCGCTCCGTGTCCCGGGACACCGGACGACTGGCGAGCCTATCTGGCCGAGTACCGCGACTGGATTCTCAGCTTCGCGGACGACAGTAATCTGGCGCAGCTGCGGAACGACGGACGCGCAGGGTACGAGCCTGCCGACGTGCAGTTGATCGAAGAGACCGAGGAGCGCCTCGGGGTTCCCCTGCCGCCAAGTCTGCGGGCCTTTCTGCTTACCAGCAATGGCTGGGGTCGCGTCGCGGGGTGGATCGAGTCCCTGCACTCCTGCGCCGGCATCGAATGGTTCACCGACGTGCACGACGGGTGGGTCGACGAGGACGACGAAAGCGACGACGTTTTCAAGTACGGCCTGATCGTTGCCGAAGGTGAAGATCTCTTTCTGCTGGACACCAGCGATGTCCTGGACAACGGCGAGTACCGGGCCTACCTCCTCGCCGTCAAGTACGGCACCCTCTCCGAACCCTGCGACAGCTTCAGCGAGCTCCTCACCCTCGGCAGGAAAGAGCTCAAGGAGACGTTCGGCTGA
- a CDS encoding helix-turn-helix transcriptional regulator: MADLRARGRLVRVHAHLCLRESNEPIALADDHPQLAEVAALGELARALAALSCGADGFRVDELPLLAAATGHSTAECGQVADRLVRAGVLDNDRAGFLRCRSRALGNAVTRQLGKDEIQRFHRSIAEQLLDAGDLSTRFTAALASHVAEAGSSMAPRPELAELLSDTVCTALDPSQRAVYLYAAWWHSEAGVARTSLCSQLVRLLVRCAGYARLAEFVAEVVADERSGSALSSDARAELATAAALAAIHCGRPLSEPVRTALTCSEGVPDPIGFCDRWFGEEAIDWCDISSAFAPVWLGKGSSSSAMGRRRHRQGDVTVEMAFAVRNLVPVFEAVLGPDYQVPDDGPVAAYHRVCHGYAQGEWSAALSAARELRLVNADPESRHRASLLAAEMCGWRGEDRQASEWLASVPEDAFPVLRGWAASGLRYHDGDLTGAIEQGWEAYRREGREGAAPGSSRLLRRLAGIAMEAGQSYWSRRLLAEVEVRHDRLNTAESFETVSYVRSLIGVPGASPHDSERTVRLRGNRFELALACQVMGSTSDRPHSWLREAYDVALGVGASRLIARTKRALEECGGAVPSTRVRQDHLTENDLRIIALIRMGKTNRQIALELRTSEKSVARYLTRLYVKAGCRTRHGLATSGLGSSLEQVGA, translated from the coding sequence ATGGCCGACCTGCGGGCCAGGGGACGGCTGGTGCGCGTGCACGCACATCTCTGCCTGCGTGAATCGAACGAGCCCATCGCGCTTGCCGACGATCACCCCCAGCTCGCTGAAGTCGCCGCGCTCGGCGAGCTCGCCCGGGCTTTGGCCGCCCTCTCCTGCGGCGCCGACGGGTTCAGAGTCGATGAGCTGCCGTTGCTGGCCGCCGCCACCGGGCATTCGACGGCAGAGTGTGGGCAGGTGGCCGACCGGCTGGTGCGTGCCGGTGTCCTCGACAACGACCGAGCCGGGTTTCTGAGGTGCCGTTCTCGTGCGCTGGGCAATGCGGTGACCCGGCAGCTGGGCAAGGATGAGATCCAGCGCTTCCACCGGTCCATCGCCGAGCAGCTGCTGGACGCCGGCGACCTGAGCACGCGTTTCACCGCCGCACTGGCAAGCCACGTCGCCGAGGCCGGTTCGTCGATGGCTCCCCGGCCTGAACTCGCCGAACTGCTGAGCGACACGGTATGCACGGCGCTGGATCCGTCTCAGCGCGCCGTATATCTGTACGCGGCGTGGTGGCACTCTGAAGCGGGCGTCGCCCGGACGAGCCTGTGTTCGCAACTGGTTCGCTTGCTCGTCCGGTGCGCCGGTTACGCGCGGTTGGCCGAGTTCGTCGCGGAGGTTGTCGCGGATGAGCGCTCTGGTTCGGCCCTGAGCAGCGACGCGCGGGCCGAGTTGGCCACGGCCGCTGCCCTGGCCGCGATCCATTGCGGCCGGCCGCTGTCCGAACCGGTTCGGACAGCGCTGACGTGCTCCGAAGGCGTGCCGGACCCGATCGGGTTCTGCGACCGCTGGTTCGGTGAGGAAGCGATCGACTGGTGCGACATCTCCTCCGCCTTCGCCCCAGTATGGCTGGGCAAGGGCAGCTCCTCGTCGGCGATGGGCCGGCGGCGTCACCGGCAGGGGGATGTGACTGTCGAGATGGCTTTCGCGGTGCGAAACCTGGTACCGGTCTTCGAGGCGGTTCTCGGTCCGGACTATCAGGTCCCGGATGACGGCCCGGTGGCAGCTTATCACCGGGTTTGCCATGGATATGCCCAAGGTGAGTGGTCGGCCGCGCTCAGCGCCGCACGGGAACTGCGCCTGGTGAACGCCGATCCGGAGAGCCGGCATCGGGCTTCCTTGCTGGCCGCCGAGATGTGTGGTTGGCGAGGAGAAGACCGCCAGGCGTCGGAGTGGCTCGCCTCAGTGCCCGAGGACGCGTTCCCGGTCCTGCGGGGCTGGGCGGCGTCCGGGCTCCGGTACCACGATGGCGACTTGACCGGTGCGATCGAGCAAGGTTGGGAGGCGTACCGGCGCGAGGGGCGCGAAGGGGCGGCGCCGGGTTCCTCTCGTCTGCTACGCCGGCTGGCCGGGATCGCGATGGAGGCCGGGCAGTCGTACTGGAGCCGGCGCCTGCTGGCCGAGGTCGAGGTTCGGCACGACCGGCTGAACACCGCGGAGTCGTTCGAAACCGTGTCGTACGTACGCAGCCTCATAGGGGTCCCGGGTGCGTCCCCGCATGACTCCGAACGGACCGTCCGGCTGCGCGGGAACAGGTTCGAACTGGCGCTCGCCTGCCAGGTCATGGGAAGCACGTCGGATCGGCCGCACTCGTGGCTGCGTGAGGCCTACGACGTCGCGTTGGGTGTCGGCGCGTCGAGGCTGATCGCCAGGACCAAGCGGGCACTCGAGGAGTGCGGCGGCGCCGTCCCGTCGACCCGCGTACGCCAGGACCACCTGACCGAAAACGACCTGCGGATCATCGCCTTGATCAGGATGGGGAAGACCAACCGGCAGATAGCTCTCGAGCTGCGGACGAGTGAGAAGTCCGTGGCGAGGTACCTGACGAGGTTGTACGTCAAGGCAGGTTGCCGGACCCGGCATGGTCTGGCCACCTCCGGTCTGGGCAGCAGCCTCGAACAGGTCGGTGCGTGA
- a CDS encoding TauD/TfdA family dioxygenase — MPTAIKRVMKLHPFGVVVLAEGNDHELAEVSGIFLRGLLDRHPFVLLRGFEPMGKVEMEQCWRDLGTAFSSPREFVARDWPMSHLFGRERVPLHCDEILTGRSPTFSVIQCYGAQEPGGGGETFLCDSSRVLGRATAEQRRRWGGITLEYRVPGCVSVISQPLVALHRNGRTPVLRYAEPFDRGELGALWYSGVGMSKRASDALASELKAALFAAPVTISLTWRLNDILITDDHRTLHGRSALEGPEPYPFHLRRTQVFY, encoded by the coding sequence ATGCCGACAGCCATCAAGCGTGTTATGAAACTGCATCCATTCGGGGTTGTCGTGCTTGCGGAAGGAAATGATCACGAACTGGCGGAGGTGTCCGGAATATTCTTGCGTGGCTTGCTTGATCGCCATCCGTTCGTTCTGCTTCGAGGTTTCGAACCTATGGGTAAGGTCGAGATGGAGCAGTGTTGGCGGGATCTCGGTACGGCCTTTTCGTCGCCGAGGGAGTTCGTCGCGCGCGATTGGCCGATGAGCCACCTGTTCGGCCGTGAGCGTGTTCCCCTGCACTGTGACGAGATCCTGACAGGGCGCTCGCCGACCTTCTCGGTGATCCAGTGTTACGGGGCCCAGGAGCCGGGCGGCGGCGGTGAAACCTTTTTGTGCGACTCCAGCCGAGTGCTCGGCAGGGCGACGGCGGAGCAGCGGCGGCGATGGGGTGGGATCACCCTCGAGTATCGAGTTCCAGGGTGTGTCTCCGTGATTTCCCAACCTCTTGTGGCGCTCCATCGAAACGGCAGGACGCCTGTGCTGCGGTACGCTGAGCCGTTTGACCGCGGCGAGCTTGGAGCCCTGTGGTATTCCGGCGTCGGAATGTCCAAGCGGGCTTCCGATGCTCTCGCCTCGGAGTTGAAGGCCGCACTTTTCGCCGCCCCGGTTACCATCTCGCTCACCTGGCGGCTGAATGACATTTTGATTACTGACGATCACCGGACGTTGCACGGCCGTTCCGCACTCGAGGGACCTGAGCCTTACCCGTTCCACTTGCGGCGGACTCAAGTGTTCTATTGA
- a CDS encoding right-handed parallel beta-helix repeat-containing protein — protein sequence MNQNAVMVNQTPGRGHRTIGEALATAPEGAVVVVGPGRYTENLVLSRAVTITAEEGPGTVEVRATSGVTVVMNTESAALAGLTVVATDSDSPAVFVGRGQLGITECSLESSSWTVVFARDEGTLLMRDCQVRNAVGAGVVVTAPDGGVLDSCRIEELGTSGVVVAENGMLRIRSCAIRATGGNGICLNGNGRLTAEDVVVEGAAKPGVAVEQESGLLATRLTVSGTKTIGFYLASSREVRLEDCSVERAGAEGIFVADGCAPDLRGSRVRETHGRGMHFAGRAGGTVTGCEVSDVDGVGIAVTERSVTEFDRTTVSGCTEFGVLIDHGSDPFFRKLQVRGCDGAAIEVSGGARGRLENIEIDGGGTVGLAVSGEARPSVSGLSVRGTPDAGITVTGAALALADTEISACGVGVFAGAGADLSLQRGRVHGSAGMGLLFAEGASGTVTDSEFSGGAADGIHLDTEESVRVSGCTVRNNHGSGVRQTRPGTTIEVIDLISDGNLVRDAYGTAATANIGAPAPAGTVERARAVSAADPLDDLNRLVGLAGVKSEVTSLINLNKVAKRRMDAGLSAPPMARHLVFAGAPGTGKTTVARIYGQILAQLGVLRKGHLVEVARADLVAQIIGGTAIKTTEAFTTALGGVLFIDEAYTLSAGGGGTGPDFGREAIDTLVKLMEDHRDDVVVIAAGYSAEMSQFLSSNPGMESRFSRTIEFANYTAEELVTIVRTQCARHDYRLAEDAEGALLRYFEEIPKDGTFGNGRTARRVFERMTDRQASRLSMATSTASADLTLLTAEDFQPGV from the coding sequence GTGAATCAGAACGCCGTAATGGTCAACCAGACACCCGGCCGGGGGCATCGCACGATCGGCGAGGCACTGGCCACCGCGCCTGAGGGCGCTGTGGTGGTCGTGGGCCCGGGACGGTATACGGAGAACCTGGTACTCAGCAGGGCCGTCACGATCACTGCCGAGGAAGGTCCCGGCACCGTGGAGGTCCGTGCCACCAGCGGAGTCACCGTCGTGATGAACACGGAGTCGGCGGCGCTCGCAGGCCTCACGGTAGTGGCGACGGACTCGGACAGCCCGGCCGTTTTCGTCGGCCGGGGGCAGCTCGGTATCACCGAATGTTCGCTCGAGTCCTCGAGTTGGACGGTGGTGTTCGCCCGTGATGAGGGCACCCTGCTGATGCGTGACTGCCAGGTTCGCAACGCCGTGGGCGCGGGCGTCGTGGTGACGGCGCCCGATGGCGGGGTACTCGACTCGTGCCGGATCGAGGAGCTCGGCACTTCCGGTGTCGTGGTCGCCGAGAACGGCATGCTGCGGATACGTTCCTGCGCCATTCGCGCCACCGGCGGCAACGGGATCTGTCTCAACGGCAACGGCCGCCTCACCGCGGAGGACGTCGTCGTGGAGGGGGCCGCCAAACCGGGGGTGGCGGTCGAGCAGGAGTCCGGGCTCTTAGCCACCCGGCTGACTGTCTCGGGCACGAAGACGATCGGGTTCTATCTGGCCAGTTCGCGCGAGGTACGCCTGGAGGACTGCTCGGTGGAGCGTGCGGGTGCCGAGGGGATCTTCGTCGCGGATGGCTGCGCGCCGGACCTGCGGGGTAGCCGGGTTCGCGAGACTCATGGCCGTGGGATGCACTTCGCCGGCCGCGCGGGCGGGACGGTGACCGGATGTGAAGTGTCCGATGTGGACGGGGTCGGGATCGCCGTGACCGAGCGCAGCGTCACCGAGTTCGACCGGACCACCGTGAGTGGGTGTACCGAGTTCGGCGTACTGATCGACCACGGTTCCGACCCGTTCTTCCGCAAACTGCAGGTCCGCGGGTGTGATGGTGCCGCGATAGAAGTGTCCGGCGGAGCGCGCGGACGACTGGAGAACATCGAGATCGACGGCGGAGGCACCGTGGGGCTGGCGGTGTCCGGCGAGGCCAGGCCTTCGGTCAGCGGGCTGAGTGTCCGCGGCACCCCGGACGCCGGGATCACCGTCACCGGGGCGGCTTTGGCGCTGGCTGACACCGAGATCAGTGCTTGTGGTGTCGGGGTGTTCGCGGGCGCGGGTGCCGATTTGTCCTTGCAACGCGGTCGCGTGCACGGCAGCGCGGGCATGGGACTGCTGTTCGCCGAGGGTGCCTCGGGCACGGTCACCGACTCCGAGTTCTCGGGAGGGGCCGCGGACGGAATCCATCTGGACACCGAGGAATCCGTCCGAGTGTCGGGCTGCACGGTCCGGAACAATCACGGCAGCGGCGTGCGGCAGACCCGGCCCGGTACGACGATCGAGGTCATCGACCTGATCAGTGACGGCAATCTGGTGCGCGACGCGTATGGGACCGCCGCGACCGCGAATATCGGTGCGCCGGCACCCGCCGGGACGGTCGAGCGGGCGCGGGCGGTATCCGCCGCCGATCCGCTTGACGACCTCAACAGACTTGTCGGGCTCGCCGGCGTGAAGAGTGAAGTGACTTCCCTGATCAACCTGAACAAGGTGGCCAAACGCCGGATGGACGCGGGCTTGTCCGCCCCGCCGATGGCGCGTCACCTGGTGTTCGCCGGTGCTCCTGGGACGGGGAAGACCACGGTCGCCCGGATCTACGGACAGATTCTCGCGCAGCTCGGTGTGCTGCGAAAGGGACACCTGGTCGAGGTCGCTCGCGCCGATCTGGTCGCCCAGATCATCGGTGGCACCGCGATCAAGACCACTGAGGCGTTCACGACCGCGCTCGGCGGCGTCCTGTTCATCGACGAGGCCTACACGCTGAGCGCGGGCGGCGGTGGCACCGGTCCCGACTTCGGCCGGGAGGCGATCGACACGCTGGTGAAACTGATGGAAGACCATCGGGACGACGTCGTCGTGATCGCGGCGGGCTACTCCGCCGAGATGTCGCAGTTCCTCTCCTCCAACCCGGGGATGGAATCCCGGTTCAGCCGCACCATCGAGTTCGCCAACTACACGGCCGAAGAACTGGTGACGATCGTGCGTACACAATGCGCCAGGCACGACTACCGTCTCGCCGAAGACGCCGAGGGCGCGCTGTTGCGCTACTTCGAGGAGATCCCGAAGGACGGAACCTTCGGCAACGGCCGTACCGCGCGCCGGGTGTTCGAGCGGATGACCGATCGGCAGGCGTCGAGGCTGTCCATGGCCACCAGCACGGCGTCAGCGGATCTCACGTTGCTGACCGCGGAAGATTTCCAGCCCGGCGTATGA
- a CDS encoding response regulator transcription factor, giving the protein MKSRCRYSKEEQLEEVLMRRVRLAVRGPDHLTVIGLKTFLATQQDCTLLFEGDEHEAEVVIIALDRFSSSSVGLLRQTAAELAKPILLIVEEVKDVDLIVAVECQVTAILPRAASADDRLMQCIRSTADGGAHIPPDLLGQLFKQTELVRQELIAGGLNRGGLEVREIAVLRLMADGLDTAEIATELKYSERTVKNILYAVTNRFQLRNRPQAVAYAMRAGVI; this is encoded by the coding sequence ATGAAGAGCCGCTGCCGATACTCGAAGGAGGAGCAGTTAGAGGAGGTTCTCATGAGACGTGTACGGCTGGCCGTCCGCGGGCCCGATCACCTGACGGTCATCGGCCTCAAGACGTTCCTCGCGACCCAGCAGGACTGCACCCTGCTCTTCGAGGGCGACGAGCACGAAGCCGAAGTCGTCATCATCGCTCTCGACAGGTTCTCCTCGAGCAGTGTCGGTTTACTGCGCCAGACCGCCGCAGAACTCGCCAAGCCGATCCTGCTGATCGTCGAGGAGGTCAAGGATGTGGACCTGATCGTCGCCGTGGAATGCCAGGTGACGGCGATTCTGCCGCGGGCCGCCTCCGCGGACGATCGTCTGATGCAGTGCATCCGGTCAACGGCTGACGGCGGCGCCCACATCCCGCCGGACCTTCTCGGCCAGTTGTTCAAACAGACGGAACTCGTACGCCAGGAACTCATCGCCGGTGGGCTGAACCGAGGCGGCCTGGAAGTACGTGAGATCGCCGTGCTCCGGTTGATGGCGGACGGGCTGGACACCGCCGAGATCGCCACGGAGCTGAAGTACTCGGAACGAACCGTGAAGAACATTCTCTACGCCGTCACGAATCGCTTCCAGCTTCGCAACCGGCCACAGGCTGTGGCGTACGCCATGCGCGCCGGAGTGATTTGA